In Halanaerobiaceae bacterium ANBcell28, the genomic window TTACTTGTTGATAACTTTTGGTTTGTTTACCATAAAAAAATGGGGAAACTCTATGCATACTAGGACGTAATAAACCTTTATCATCACTCACTAAGATATCAACCTGATATTTATTTAAATTGCCAACTTGACTACCAGAAGGGGCAATAAACTGCACTATACCTTCTAATTCTTCATCAAAAGCATCACTACTTACATTTACTTCCTGATCTAAAGCTACCCGATTTATATGTATCTCATCAACCATAGCCTCAATAATAAAGCTTGATAGGTCAGCAATCTTAGCCACAGTAGCCCCCTCAACAACTGTATCGCCTTCTTTTACTCCAATTTCAATTACAGTACCGGTGATTGGAGCATAAGCAGTAATTCTTTCTATATCTCTTTCTATATCTCTAATTTGACTTTCTACCCTTCTTACACGATTTCTAGCTAATTCTAAATCCTTTTCAGTAATTTTATCAGCTTCAATACTAGCTTCAAGAGATTCTAGTTGATTTCTAGCATTAGCCACTCTCAGCTGAGCCAGTTCTAGAGAATTTACAATTGTATTGTTAATAAAAAGCTCATAATTTGACTTTGCTCTATCATAATTACGTTTAGCCTGCCTGTAATTATCTTCATGCTGCTTCAAAGTATTATATGGGATAGCATCCCTTTCGTATAGTATTCTATTATCCTCAAGAGTCTCTAAAGCCTTTTCCATATTTTCTTTACTTTCAAGCATTTGATCCTCTAAATTAGTCTTGCGTTCATTTAAAGAGTTCTCTTCATTTTGATAAGACAATAATTGAATCTCTAAATTTCTACGACTTTCCTCTAATCTTAAATTATTACGCCTATCCTGATTATTATAATTATCCAACAAGCTCTGATAATTCCCTCTTGCTTCATGTAAATCAAGCCTGGCTGTTTCCAAAGAACTTAGCAACCTATTATCATCCATACGATAAATAGCCCGACCTTTTTCTACAAAAGAACCTCTCTCAACAAAAACTTCATCTAAAGTACCATTTAAATTCCCTTTTACTTCCCTCTCTAATTCAGGAACTGCTCTACCATCAGCTGACACAGTAGTTATCATAGCTTCTTCTTCAGCTTCGACAACAGTAACCATTCTAGCAGGTCCTGAAACCTGTTCACTATCGCCTGTAGCTAGTATAAAACCTGCAACAAGTACAATAACAACCCCTACAATTATTAAAATCTTTTTCATATAACATCTCCCCTTTTTCTTAAGTAAACAAACTTTAAAACTAAATTCTGCTAAGTATTGGAACTAAGACAAGTTTTGAATCTTTTAAATTGACATACTTAAAAAGTTTTATACCCAGGGGGTACCTTTTCATAATACCATAAAGAAAATAAATATTATGAATAAATATTTATAAAAATTATTCATAATTTGCCAAACTACAATACCTATTATAATTAATTTATACTATAATTACAATGAAAATAGCTTCCTTTTTTAAAAAGAATAAGAAATTAATTAATCTTCTAAGTTATTTCTAATGCCTTTCATGAAATCAACTTGCTTTTTTACATAAAGCAACAAAATAATAAAAATAATTCAGAAATATGCAGGTTTTTTTAATTTATTGTTTAATTATATAATATAGTTAAATTAATATAAGGAGGAGTAAAATGAAAGGAACAATAGTTAACACCTGGCTAAAAACAATTGAAAAATTATATAATAAAGAAATTATCGTAAAAACAAAAAGTAAACTTAATTGGGATGATGATTTGATTATCACACCATTAATGGATATTGACGATCAGAGGGTTTTTGAATTAATCGAAGCAATTGCAAATAATTTAAACATAAGTACAAGTAAGTTATGGCATGAAATTGGCGTCGAAAATATAAATTCCTTTTCTAATTGGTTTCCATCATATTTCAAAGGACGTACATTAAAAAACTTTTTATTAATGATGGATACTGTTCATCTTCAACTTACTAAGATGATTCCTGGAGCTAATCCACCTCGCTTAAAGGCAAATACTATTGACAAGAAAACAATTGAAATAAAATATGAATCACAGCGTGGTTTGTTTGATTATTTCCTCGGCTTATTAGAAGGTTCAGCAAACTTCTTTTCAGAAGAAATCTCTATTGAGGAATTAAAGCGAGAAGAAACAGCTACCCCAAAAAGCCTAACTGTGAGAATAGAATTTGCTGAATCTCTGACTAACAAAAAATCATATTTTATCAGCAAAGTATTATCTTTTGGTATCTTTAGAAAAATAAAATACAAGACAGCTATTACGTCTCTATTAGCTTCTATCATTAGTTTATTATCATTAAATAAAATAATTGAGTTCAATAATGAATCCTGGCTACATATTACGGGACTAGCAGTCTTTACTGCTCTAATTACAGGCTTAGTAACACACTTTATTAGCAGTCCTATCAAAGAATTGAAGAAAGAACTTGCAGAGTTAAAAGAACTGAATTTTGACAATTCTAATACCATAGTTACCATGGATGAATTTTCAGACTTACAAAGTGAATTAAATAATGTTAAAAATAAAGTTAAAGAAGACATCCTTTTCCTAAAAGGTGGTACTGATGATATGCATAATTTCACAAAAGACTTTGTAAATATTGCTGACAAAATGAGTACTGTGTCTAATCATATATCCCAAGTAGTGACCGAAGTAGCAAATGGAGCACAGGAACAAGCAGCAGAAACTGAGAATTCTGTCTACATTGTTAATAATAATGTTAATAAAATAAATGAATTAGTTGAAGAAGGAAATGAGAGCAAGCTTAATTTAGAAGAAGCAGTTACGAGTATAAAAAAATCAGCTAATGAAGTACAAGATGTCAACAAAAGAATTATCGAAACTAGAGATGCCTTTGCCAATGTTAATGAAATGGGTCTTGAACTATCTAAAAGAATATCTAATATTATGGAAATTGTGAACACAGTTTCCGATATTGCAAGCCAAACAAATCTACTCTCTCTTAATGCCTCTATTGAGGCTGCCCGTTCAAGTGATAATAGTCGTGGATTTGCTGTTGTTGCAGATGAGATCAGAGATTTAGCTGAAGATTCCCAAGAAGCTGGTGACAGTATCAAGAAAAACCTTGAAGAATTTACTGATCACGTTAAAGAACTAGTAAACGGTATAAGTAATCAGTTTCAAAACCTTGAAGAAAGTTATCACTTATTAGAAAACGTATCGACTTCAAATAAAAATTCAAGTTCAAATATAGAGATAGCAACCCAACAATTAGTCGGTATCGTCGATAATTTAAATTTAGAAACAAAAAAAATAGTTAAAGTCTTAGACAACTTAAATTCTTTAGCTGCTATCGCTGAAGAAAATTCCGCATCATCTGAAGAAATGAGTGCCAGTGTTAATGACTACTCTGAAAAGATAGAAGAAATGACAGGCTATATTGGACAAATGGAAGTATTAGTCCATAACTTTAAAGAAAACTTAAGTAATTATAGAATATAAGTTTAAGTGAAAGACATCTTCTTTTATAAGTAATCTGCTTTCATAATTAATCAGTTCAGCAAAAACTCCGAAAAATATTTTAATTTCGGAGTTTTTTTTATGCATTTTCTTATTCTATTTGCATATAATTTTAAAAAAAAGGAGGACTTACTATGGACATGAACAATATGAACATACTGGAAAAAATCGAGACAATAAAGAAAAGGCTGGCTGAATTAAAAGAAGAACTAGCAGAAATAAAAGTAGAAGGACAAGATGAAAACAAGACTATTACAGCAGTTGTAAGTGGTAAAGGACAAATCTTAGATTACAATTTAAATCTAGGGCAAATAGGTGCTCTAAATAAAGAAACACTTATAAAAGCAGTTGTAGACGCCAGTAATAACGGTTTAAAAGCAGCTAAAGAAATTGAAGCAAATAAAAGAAAAGAAATAATAGGAGAGCTAAACCTCCCTGATATGCCTGGTCTTTTTTAGACTAACTTTATTTGAAAAAAGAACTTAAATCAAATTATTAAAGAAAAAAGCCACCTTTAGGTGGTTTTTTTATAAATTCGTGTATCATTTTAAAAATATTGGTAATAATGAGTAACATCAGATATTAAAGGAGTGGATTTATATGATAACCTTAAGTACTTTTGAAGATGTTTTCAATAAGTTAGTTGAACTATACCAAGGCAAAGAAGTAGAAGTAATTAGCAAACAAGACGATGTACACATTGCCAATTTCCTGATAAATATCGATAACATATCTATTAAACCTCTAAGTAAAAAGAAAAGTAAAAAATGGAACAAAAGCGGGCATAAAGTAGGACTCATAATAGTAAAAGCTAAAAAATCAGGTAATAGTTTTAATATACCTTTTCTTCTTGGCTTTAATACCATGAAAGCTACCTTTTTAAAAGACGGTGTTTCTATTAAATCATTAAATATGGAATTTATAATTAAAAAGGCAAGAAAAAAGAGAAAAGCATTACGTAAAGCTAATTAATTTAGAACTCAAACTCTTTTCTTATATTTTCGTCAATTTGATCTTTTACATAGACTTCCTTAATCTTTAAGTTGCTTTCTGATAAATCAATAAACTCGTTATTTATAGAAATAATCGGTCTGGAAATATTAGAGGGATTAATATAGACTATTTCTCCCTTTTGATTATCTTCTAGTTCAATAACCTCACCAAGATAATATTGTGCCATATTGCTCATAAATATTTTAGCAAGAAGAAAATCATAACTTTGCAGGTCCTCTTCAAATAAGCGAAAAACATCAAATGGTGGCCTATGAGCTTTATAGACCCTATCTGAAGTCATAGCATCATAAGTATCTACTATAGCTAAAACTCTAGCCATAAAAGGAATTTTTTCTTTTTTAAAAGCAAAAGGGTACCCTATCCCATTATTACGCTCATGATGCAACAAAACAGCTCTAGCCACACTTTCTGGTAATAAATTACACTTTTTTACCATTTCATAGCCATGTACCGTATGTAATTTGATTACTTCAAACTCATCTTTAGTTAATTTACCATTTTTATTCAAGACTTCATCTGGAACTCTAGTCTTTCCTATATCATGTAAAATCCCCGCATAAAGCAGTTGTTTAACACGTACTTTATCTAATCCCGCCCAGCGCCCAAACATCATAGCTAAAAGGCCAACATTAATTGAGTGTGTATACGTGTATTCATCTACATCTCTTATAACACTCAACATAGTGACTATATCTCTATTTGTATCCATTGTAACTGCTTTATCAGCAATATCCTTTACATGAAAGTAATCCATTTCTCGCTTCTTTTCTACAGAATTAAAAAGAATTTTTAAATTATTTATATTACTCTGATATTGTTCGGAAAAACTAGAAAAGTTCTTATTTATCTGTTCTTCAGATTCATCATATATTACTATTTGATCTACACCAGTTCTCTTCAACTTTTTTATTAGATTATCATCAAGGATCATACCAGCCGAAACTAATAAGGCGCCATAACTATTTTCTACACCTCTTGCAACCTTCATCCCTGCCTGTAATTCCTCAGTATCAATTTTACGAAAACCTGACATATAATCCCCCCGTAACATTTGAAAAAATTATATCACTTAAAAAGCAATTTATTATATAATTCGCAAAAAAACTTTAAAATCCTGCAAAATCTAATATAATAATTTATTTATTTCTTAATGAACACATAGACCTATCGTTAATAAAGCAACTTAGAAAAGTTACAAAAGTAAATATCAGTATGCAAAATGGAAAAAATTGAAATTGTTATCAGTACCTACGTATGTTATCATAACTAATGTAATCATAATTATTAAATATTTGAAAGGAGAATTACTAGATGAAAAAATTTATATCAACATTCGCATTAATTTCATTTTTAATATTGTTTTCTGCAACACAAGTAATGGCAGCCACTTATACAGTAAAGAGCGGTGATTCCCTCTGGACAATCTCACAAGAAGTAGGACTTAGCATAGAGGAAATTGTTGAGATGAATGACCTTGGAAATGTGAATTCAATTCATATAGGTCAAGAATTAAAAATTGCTGAAGAAGAAAGTATAAAAACAAGCACAAGCTATACTGTTAGATCAGGGGATCTTCTCTGGAGAATTGCTGATGAATTTGGTGTTAAAATTCAAGAGATCATTGAGCATAACAATTTAGAAGCTCCTAATTTCTTTATTTATATTGGACAAACATTATCAATTCCAGTAGAAGAAGAAGTTAGTGAACCTGTAGATGTTTACTTGACTTATACAGTAAAAGCAGGTGATATTCTCTGGAATATAGCTCAAGGATTTGATACAACAGTCCAAGAGCTAGTTGAATTAAATAATATTGAAAATGCCTTTGATCTCTATGTTGGTAGAGAACTTATGATTCCTGTAAGTGAAGATATTAACGATAATGAGCCTGTAGATGAAGATAATAATAGGGGTCAAGATAGAGATAGAAATAGAGGTAGACGTAACGACAGAAATAGAGAAAACGATACAGATAATAACTATGTACCTTATGTTTTCCACAGAGTAAATGAAGGTGAAAGCATCTGGAATATAGCTAATACCTTTGGTATTAGTACTAGGGAACTTATGAGAGCAAATAGTATCGATAGCACTAGAGATCTTCATATTGGAGATGTATTGATAATATCTCTAAATGAATCAAATCGTAATCTAAGCTCTATAATTAATAATAGTAGAAGAGTAAATAACAGCTATAGAGTATTAAGAAATGAAAGTCTAGAAGATATTGCTGAATTCTATGATGTTCCCGAAGAAGGAATCAGAACTATCAACAATATGACAGCTAATGAAGAAGTTTATACAGGACAAAGATTATTAATGCCTGTTAATGCTGCTCACTTCAATGAACACAAAATGCACAGGGTAGCTGACGGTGGAGAATATATCTTTGACATTGCTTATGAATATGGTGTTTCCATTAGATCTATTTTGAAAGCAAATTATCTAAGAGATAATAACACTAGATTTGAAGAAGGAACTGCTGTACTAGTACCACAAGATCAAAGCAGCAGAGCTACCTGGATAAGTTATGAAAATGGCAGACCAGTTAATTCCTGGTTTGGAAACAGACGATAGTAAAGTAAGATGATATTCATATAATTATCCAAAAAAACTTAATAATAGTTTAAAATAGGCTCTGCCCTAAGGCAGGGTCTATTTTGTTCTACATAATTAAATAAAACATATATATATTAAGTAAGAAAAAGAAGTTTGCTTTATTCTAAACTTCTATCTTCTAAAAGTGAGGGATGTCTGCTAATGAAAAAACAATCTTTCTTACAGGGTGCCCTGGTACTTATGTTAGCTGGATTTATAAATAGAATTATCGGTTTTGCTCTTAGGATTATTATTGTAAGAACTATTGGTGATGAAGGCTTAGGTCTTTTTCAAATGATCTTTCCTCTCTTCATGACACTACTTTTAATATGTACAGCTGGTTTTCCTGTTGCTATTTCTAAAATAATTCCAGAGAAAATGGCTAATAATGATCTGCAAGGCTCTTATAATCTTTTAAAAGTCTCACTACTTGTTGTCTTTATAATGAGCATTATTATTATCACAAGTGTTTTCTTTTTAGCCGAGTTTCTTACAGAAAATATTTTTGCTGATGAAAGAACATACATGATTCTATTAGCTATCTTACCTGCTCTTTTCTTTAGTTCTTTAGCCTCCTGTTTCAGGGGTTTCTTTCAGGGGATGCACACCATGATGCCCACTGCCGTATCACAAATAAGTGAACAACTCACCCGTCTATTAGCGACCATAATGATTATCAATGCTGTAGCTTATTTAGGTATTAAATATCAGGCAGCAGGTATTGCATTAGGGATAAGCATAGGTGA contains:
- a CDS encoding HD domain-containing phosphohydrolase encodes the protein MSGFRKIDTEELQAGMKVARGVENSYGALLVSAGMILDDNLIKKLKRTGVDQIVIYDESEEQINKNFSSFSEQYQSNINNLKILFNSVEKKREMDYFHVKDIADKAVTMDTNRDIVTMLSVIRDVDEYTYTHSINVGLLAMMFGRWAGLDKVRVKQLLYAGILHDIGKTRVPDEVLNKNGKLTKDEFEVIKLHTVHGYEMVKKCNLLPESVARAVLLHHERNNGIGYPFAFKKEKIPFMARVLAIVDTYDAMTSDRVYKAHRPPFDVFRLFEEDLQSYDFLLAKIFMSNMAQYYLGEVIELEDNQKGEIVYINPSNISRPIISINNEFIDLSESNLKIKEVYVKDQIDENIRKEFEF
- a CDS encoding YbaB/EbfC family nucleoid-associated protein; the encoded protein is MDMNNMNILEKIETIKKRLAELKEELAEIKVEGQDENKTITAVVSGKGQILDYNLNLGQIGALNKETLIKAVVDASNNGLKAAKEIEANKRKEIIGELNLPDMPGLF
- a CDS encoding efflux RND transporter periplasmic adaptor subunit, whose translation is MKKILIIVGVVIVLVAGFILATGDSEQVSGPARMVTVVEAEEEAMITTVSADGRAVPELEREVKGNLNGTLDEVFVERGSFVEKGRAIYRMDDNRLLSSLETARLDLHEARGNYQSLLDNYNNQDRRNNLRLEESRRNLEIQLLSYQNEENSLNERKTNLEDQMLESKENMEKALETLEDNRILYERDAIPYNTLKQHEDNYRQAKRNYDRAKSNYELFINNTIVNSLELAQLRVANARNQLESLEASIEADKITEKDLELARNRVRRVESQIRDIERDIERITAYAPITGTVIEIGVKEGDTVVEGATVAKIADLSSFIIEAMVDEIHINRVALDQEVNVSSDAFDEELEGIVQFIAPSGSQVGNLNKYQVDILVSDDKGLLRPSMHRVSPFFYGKQTKSYQQV
- a CDS encoding heme NO-binding domain-containing protein; the protein is MKGTIVNTWLKTIEKLYNKEIIVKTKSKLNWDDDLIITPLMDIDDQRVFELIEAIANNLNISTSKLWHEIGVENINSFSNWFPSYFKGRTLKNFLLMMDTVHLQLTKMIPGANPPRLKANTIDKKTIEIKYESQRGLFDYFLGLLEGSANFFSEEISIEELKREETATPKSLTVRIEFAESLTNKKSYFISKVLSFGIFRKIKYKTAITSLLASIISLLSLNKIIEFNNESWLHITGLAVFTALITGLVTHFISSPIKELKKELAELKELNFDNSNTIVTMDEFSDLQSELNNVKNKVKEDILFLKGGTDDMHNFTKDFVNIADKMSTVSNHISQVVTEVANGAQEQAAETENSVYIVNNNVNKINELVEEGNESKLNLEEAVTSIKKSANEVQDVNKRIIETRDAFANVNEMGLELSKRISNIMEIVNTVSDIASQTNLLSLNASIEAARSSDNSRGFAVVADEIRDLAEDSQEAGDSIKKNLEEFTDHVKELVNGISNQFQNLEESYHLLENVSTSNKNSSSNIEIATQQLVGIVDNLNLETKKIVKVLDNLNSLAAIAEENSASSEEMSASVNDYSEKIEEMTGYIGQMEVLVHNFKENLSNYRI
- a CDS encoding LysM peptidoglycan-binding domain-containing protein, which encodes MKKFISTFALISFLILFSATQVMAATYTVKSGDSLWTISQEVGLSIEEIVEMNDLGNVNSIHIGQELKIAEEESIKTSTSYTVRSGDLLWRIADEFGVKIQEIIEHNNLEAPNFFIYIGQTLSIPVEEEVSEPVDVYLTYTVKAGDILWNIAQGFDTTVQELVELNNIENAFDLYVGRELMIPVSEDINDNEPVDEDNNRGQDRDRNRGRRNDRNRENDTDNNYVPYVFHRVNEGESIWNIANTFGISTRELMRANSIDSTRDLHIGDVLIISLNESNRNLSSIINNSRRVNNSYRVLRNESLEDIAEFYDVPEEGIRTINNMTANEEVYTGQRLLMPVNAAHFNEHKMHRVADGGEYIFDIAYEYGVSIRSILKANYLRDNNTRFEEGTAVLVPQDQSSRATWISYENGRPVNSWFGNRR